TTTCTGTTCGATTTAGTTTGAAAAATTTAAATTTGGTCGATCAAATCCCAAGTTCGAAGCAAAACAGTGAACGGAACTCTCTTTGAAGGCAATAGTTTTAAAAATATCAGAAAATATGCGTCTAGCGCTTAGGATAAGCGCTATTTTCTTCATGTTTTGGCAGGCTGCGCAGAGGAGACTTTGTTCTTGAGCCTTCGAGAGGCCGCGCATTCTGGCATAGCGATGTCCGTGAAGCTCTTTTGCATCAGCAAAACTACGCTCAACGGTTTCTTTTC
The window above is part of the Maridesulfovibrio bastinii DSM 16055 genome. Proteins encoded here:
- a CDS encoding transposase encodes the protein KETVERSFADAKELHGHRYARMRGLSKAQEQSLLCAACQNMKKIALILSARRIFSDIFKTIAFKESSVHCFASNLGFDRPNLNFSN